Proteins from a genomic interval of Medicago truncatula cultivar Jemalong A17 chromosome 3, MtrunA17r5.0-ANR, whole genome shotgun sequence:
- the LOC11419032 gene encoding protein EARLY FLOWERING 4: MSTLYSPSSAMEDTNHRSKKNQRRRRPSATPTNNDYSDVEDAEDGDPEAWQTLNKSFRQVQSVLDRNRAIIQQVNENQQSRMPDNMVKNVGLIQELNGNISKVASLYSDLNSDFTNICHQQQRSSHNRGK, encoded by the coding sequence ATGTCCACACTTTATTCACCTTCCTCTGCCATGGAAGACACCAATCACCGTTCCAAGAAGAATCAACGCCGCCGTCGTCCCTCCGCCACACCAACAAACAACGACTACTCCGACGTGGAGGATGCTGAAGACGGAGATCCCGAAGCATGGCAGACCCTTAACAAGAGTTTTAGGCAGGTTCAGTCGGTGCTTGACAGGAACAGAGCAATAATTCAGCAGGTGAATGAGAATCAACAATCTAGAATGCCTGATAACATGGTGAAGAACGTGGGTTTGATTCAAGAGCTTAATGGGAATATTTCAAAGGTTGCTTCTCTTTATTCTGATCTCAATTCTGATTTTACTAATATTTGTCACCAGCAACAACGTTCTTCTCATAACCGTggcaaatga
- the LOC120579290 gene encoding DNAJ protein JJJ1 homolog has product MMLMVTLTQIESKNENDGVGAMEYNNQKPTKKKRRAKKEKVGKNGDESNVLPTNGKYEKDTNSNGNDDSYVQESSSQYFKENEDNGGGKENEQRKVGHFCETCEEEFESRNKLHKHLSDYGRMQQ; this is encoded by the coding sequence atgatgttgatggtaACTCTAACTCAAATTGAGAGCAAGAATGAGAATGATGGGGTTGGTGCTATGGAATATAACAACCAAAAGCCCACAAAAAAGAAACGTAGAGCCAAGAAAGAGAAGGTTGGGAAAAATGGAGATGAATCTAATGTGCTGCCTACTAATGGCAAATATGAGAAGGATACAAACAGTAATGGAAATGACGATTCTTATGTACAAGAGTCTAGTTCCCAATATTTCAAGGAAAATGAGGATAATGGTGGTGGTAAAGAGAATGAGCAGAGAAAGGTTGGCCATTTTTGCGAGACATGTGAGGAGGAGTTTGAGTCAAGGAATAAATTACATAAACATCTTAGCGATTATGGGCGCATGCAGCAATGA